In Pedobacter sp. SL55, the following proteins share a genomic window:
- the nagA gene encoding N-acetylglucosamine-6-phosphate deacetylase: protein MTNYTKIYNANIITPAGFVKDGTLIIADGKIAELGTKNIAIANANEIDAQGMYVSPGFIDMHVHGGGGHDFMDNTIEAFLAVAKTHAKYGTTALMPTTLSCEKEDLLTTLNIYEKANAINTEGANFVGIHIEGPYFAMSQKGAQDPRYIRNPDPAEYEEVLAASKHIKRWSAAPELPGTIEFGNFLKQNNVLAAIAHTDAIYEEVIKAYEVGFTHATHFYSCMSGVSRRNAFRYAGVIESAYLLDNMTVEIIADGVHLPAALLKLIYKIKGAEHTALITDAMRGAGMPEGPSKLGSYKDGLDVIIEDGVAKLPDRSAFAGSVATADRLVRNMITLADVSLLDAVKMASTTPAKILNIEDGKGELLKGKEADIVIFDEEINIETTIVNGNVVYSKDKIKI from the coding sequence ATGACTAATTATACCAAAATATATAACGCAAATATCATAACGCCTGCTGGTTTTGTAAAAGATGGCACTTTAATTATTGCCGATGGAAAAATAGCAGAACTAGGAACTAAAAATATTGCAATAGCTAATGCAAATGAGATAGATGCGCAAGGAATGTATGTTTCGCCAGGTTTTATAGATATGCATGTGCATGGTGGCGGTGGTCACGACTTTATGGATAACACCATAGAAGCGTTTCTTGCTGTGGCAAAAACACACGCTAAATATGGCACCACGGCCCTAATGCCTACTACACTAAGTTGCGAGAAAGAAGATTTGCTAACCACCTTAAACATCTACGAAAAAGCTAATGCTATTAATACCGAAGGAGCCAATTTTGTAGGCATCCATATCGAAGGGCCATATTTTGCCATGTCGCAGAAAGGTGCGCAAGACCCACGGTACATTCGTAATCCCGATCCAGCAGAATATGAAGAAGTATTAGCTGCATCTAAACATATCAAAAGATGGAGTGCAGCACCAGAGTTACCAGGTACAATAGAATTTGGCAACTTCCTTAAACAGAATAATGTATTGGCGGCTATTGCCCATACCGATGCCATTTACGAAGAAGTGATAAAAGCCTATGAAGTTGGTTTTACCCATGCTACGCATTTTTATTCGTGCATGTCCGGGGTTTCTAGGCGCAATGCTTTCCGCTATGCGGGCGTAATAGAAAGTGCTTATTTGCTAGACAATATGACGGTAGAAATTATTGCTGATGGTGTGCATTTACCAGCAGCACTGCTAAAGTTGATTTACAAAATAAAAGGAGCGGAGCATACTGCTTTAATTACCGATGCCATGCGAGGTGCCGGAATGCCAGAAGGCCCAAGCAAATTGGGAAGCTACAAAGATGGTTTAGATGTAATTATTGAAGATGGTGTAGCCAAATTACCAGACCGTAGTGCATTTGCTGGAAGTGTAGCCACTGCCGATAGGCTAGTAAGAAATATGATTACACTAGCTGATGTTTCTTTACTTGATGCCGTTAAAATGGCAAGTACTACCCCAGCTAAAATATTAAATATTGAGGACGGAAAAGGGGAGTTACTAAAAGGTAAAGAGGCCGATATTGTGATTTTTGATGAAGAGATTAACATAGAAACCACGATTGTTAACGGCAACGTGGTGTATAGTAAGGATAAGATAAAAATTTAA
- a CDS encoding carbohydrate-binding family 9-like protein, which produces MRRLEIPFIDTNGLQEVEQISQLMGGLKTTPIDCNPWPAYQANAYAKFSMAHNGQSILLKYVIAEKYLLANEVTNGNIHNDSCVELFIAFDSNGYYNLEFNCLGFTKIGYGNGRHGRRLLPIDVIKRLSFSSKINSNSIINTNTGFDWEIMLVIPKEIFIKHQISSFHHLKAKGNFYKCGDGLPQPHFLTWSMIEAEHPDFHRKEFFGELAFS; this is translated from the coding sequence GTGAGAAGATTAGAGATACCTTTTATAGATACAAATGGATTGCAGGAAGTTGAACAAATCAGCCAGCTGATGGGAGGTTTGAAAACAACGCCAATCGATTGTAATCCTTGGCCTGCATATCAGGCTAATGCATATGCTAAGTTTTCAATGGCGCACAATGGTCAATCGATTTTATTGAAATATGTTATTGCAGAAAAATACCTTTTAGCTAATGAAGTAACCAACGGAAATATCCATAATGATAGTTGTGTAGAGCTTTTTATTGCTTTCGATAGTAACGGATATTACAATCTAGAATTTAATTGTTTAGGCTTTACAAAAATAGGTTACGGAAATGGTAGGCACGGGCGTAGATTGTTACCCATTGATGTGATTAAACGGTTGAGTTTCTCCTCTAAAATTAATTCGAACAGTATCATTAATACCAACACAGGTTTCGATTGGGAAATTATGCTAGTAATACCTAAAGAAATTTTCATCAAACATCAAATTAGTTCTTTTCATCACCTTAAAGCAAAAGGTAATTTTTATAAATGTGGTGATGGTTTACCACAGCCTCACTTCCTTACTTGGAGTATGATAGAAGCCGAGCACCCCGATTTTCATAGAAAAGAATTTTTTGGAGAATTGGCTTTTAGTTAG
- the hisIE gene encoding bifunctional phosphoribosyl-AMP cyclohydrolase/phosphoribosyl-ATP diphosphatase HisIE: MNFDKIDINQIDFGKTPPSGGWGVPVVVQDNQTLEVLMLGYMNTAAFEKTQQEGKVTFFSRSKNRLWTKGEESGNFLHVHSIAIDCDNDTILIKANPVGPTCHTGSRSCFKTDYNQNFIFELENIINDRYENPVEGSYINKMRSKGLNKIAQKVGEEGVETVIAALAETKEDLINEASDLLFHLMFLLKEKELSLKDIAENLEKRHK; encoded by the coding sequence ATGAATTTCGATAAAATAGACATTAACCAAATAGACTTTGGAAAAACTCCCCCTTCAGGGGGCTGGGGGGTTCCCGTGGTAGTTCAAGACAACCAAACTTTAGAAGTGTTGATGTTGGGCTATATGAATACAGCAGCCTTTGAGAAGACACAACAAGAAGGCAAAGTAACTTTCTTTTCTCGCTCTAAAAACCGTTTATGGACCAAAGGCGAAGAAAGTGGCAATTTTCTACACGTACACTCTATCGCTATCGATTGTGATAACGATACAATTTTAATTAAAGCAAATCCGGTTGGACCGACTTGCCATACGGGCTCACGTAGCTGCTTTAAAACAGATTACAACCAGAATTTTATCTTCGAGTTAGAGAACATCATTAACGATAGGTATGAAAACCCAGTAGAAGGTTCGTACATTAATAAGATGCGTAGCAAAGGTTTAAACAAGATTGCCCAAAAAGTTGGCGAAGAAGGCGTTGAAACCGTAATTGCAGCATTAGCTGAAACTAAAGAAGATTTGATTAATGAAGCTTCCGACTTGTTATTTCACTTGATGTTTTTATTGAAAGAAAAAGAGTTGAGCTTAAAAGACATTGCAGAAAACTTAGAGAAGAGGCATAAGTAA
- the hisF gene encoding imidazole glycerol phosphate synthase subunit HisF gives MNFVDLRDAGDPVELAAQYAQQGADELVFLDITATHEHRKTMIEMVKSVARQLNIPFTIGGGITEIADAEALLNAGADKISINSAAVRNPKLIEELAKNFGVQFVVVAVDTKYVDGRNMVHLNGGRLITELETESWIKQAEDLGAGEILLTSMDHDGTKAGFDCGLLKKINDSINIPIIASGGAGSMEHFTEVFQKANVDAALAASVFHYGEILIPDLKQELNRNNIPVRNP, from the coding sequence GTGAACTTTGTTGATTTACGCGATGCAGGCGACCCGGTAGAATTAGCGGCTCAATATGCGCAACAAGGCGCTGATGAGCTGGTGTTTTTAGATATTACCGCTACACACGAACATCGTAAAACGATGATTGAAATGGTAAAATCGGTAGCGAGACAATTGAATATTCCGTTTACCATTGGCGGCGGCATTACAGAAATTGCAGATGCGGAAGCTTTGCTAAACGCCGGTGCCGATAAAATCAGTATCAACTCTGCTGCTGTACGAAATCCAAAACTGATTGAAGAATTGGCAAAAAACTTTGGGGTACAGTTTGTAGTGGTTGCAGTAGATACTAAGTATGTAGATGGCAGAAATATGGTTCACTTAAATGGTGGTCGCTTAATTACGGAATTGGAGACCGAAAGCTGGATTAAACAAGCGGAAGATTTAGGTGCAGGGGAAATCTTGCTAACTTCGATGGACCACGATGGCACTAAAGCTGGTTTTGATTGTGGTTTATTGAAGAAAATTAACGATAGTATCAACATTCCGATTATTGCTTCTGGTGGCGCTGGTAGCATGGAGCATTTTACGGAGGTTTTCCAAAAAGCAAATGTAGATGCGGCTTTAGCGGCTTCTGTATTTCACTACGGAGAGATTTTAATACCAGATTTGAAACAGGAATTGAATAGGAATAATATTCCGGTAAGAAACCCCTAA
- a CDS encoding endonuclease domain-containing protein, whose protein sequence is MTYKELDDEDYDMLWLKEPSMFYGASNLIFDNAKRLRNTLTDSEALLWNHLKGKQLGFKFRRQHPIAYYIADFYCHEAKLVIELDGSIHNQPDILQNDIERQKYLERLGLTVLRFTNDELYNNTNKVLEEINKIIQAQRLTASPLGGGGIIKTYYPLLRCKRRSHG, encoded by the coding sequence ATGACTTATAAAGAATTAGATGATGAAGACTACGATATGCTTTGGCTAAAAGAGCCCAGTATGTTTTATGGTGCTTCAAATTTGATTTTTGATAACGCAAAGAGATTAAGGAATACACTTACTGACAGTGAAGCGCTACTTTGGAACCATTTAAAAGGAAAACAACTTGGTTTTAAATTTAGGAGACAACATCCTATTGCATATTATATAGCCGATTTTTATTGTCATGAAGCGAAGCTAGTAATTGAATTAGACGGCAGCATACATAATCAGCCTGATATACTGCAAAATGATATTGAACGTCAAAAATATCTTGAAAGATTAGGGTTAACAGTTTTAAGATTTACAAACGATGAACTGTACAACAACACAAATAAAGTTTTGGAAGAAATTAATAAAATCATACAAGCTCAACGCCTTACAGCCTCCCCTTTAGGGGGCGGGGGGATTATCAAAACGTATTATCCCCTGCTTAGATGTAAAAGACGGTCGCACGGTTAA
- the hisA gene encoding 1-(5-phosphoribosyl)-5-[(5-phosphoribosylamino)methylideneamino]imidazole-4-carboxamide isomerase — MYIIPAIDILDGKVVRLREGDYNQKTEYNVSIDDMIEQYRSNGTDFIHIIDLNGAKGDFSNQKALFDIIKKTDMKVQYGGGIRTIEQVTNLLDAGIHRVIVGTQAISNPDFLPQLSEAFAKKDDYANRIVIAIDVLDEVIKYSGWMESSPIKLMDYVDKCLALGFFRFLCTDINKDGKLGGAAVDLYKKLLDHSPMIKLIASGGVSAMADIEELAQLPIRSVVVGKAIYENRISIEEVKNWNLQQLSSI; from the coding sequence ATGTACATTATCCCTGCAATAGATATTTTAGACGGCAAAGTAGTTCGTTTACGTGAAGGCGATTACAATCAGAAAACCGAATACAATGTTTCTATCGATGATATGATAGAACAATACCGTTCTAATGGTACAGACTTTATCCATATTATTGATTTGAATGGTGCCAAAGGCGATTTTAGTAATCAAAAAGCACTTTTCGATATCATTAAAAAAACGGATATGAAAGTGCAATATGGTGGCGGTATCCGTACCATTGAACAGGTAACCAATTTGCTAGACGCAGGTATCCACCGTGTAATTGTGGGTACACAAGCCATCAGCAACCCCGATTTCTTGCCTCAACTGAGCGAGGCTTTTGCGAAGAAAGATGATTATGCTAACCGTATCGTTATTGCTATTGATGTGTTGGATGAGGTAATCAAATACTCTGGATGGATGGAAAGCTCCCCAATAAAATTGATGGACTACGTGGATAAATGCCTGGCGCTGGGTTTCTTCCGCTTCTTATGTACAGATATTAATAAGGATGGTAAACTAGGCGGTGCAGCGGTAGATCTTTACAAAAAACTGTTAGACCACTCTCCTATGATTAAACTAATTGCATCTGGCGGTGTGAGCGCTATGGCTGATATTGAGGAATTAGCGCAATTACCAATTAGAAGTGTGGTGGTGGGTAAAGCAATTTACGAAAACCGTATTTCTATTGAAGAGGTTAAAAATTGGAATTTACAACAGTTGAGTTCGATTTAA
- the hisH gene encoding imidazole glycerol phosphate synthase subunit HisH: MNDNTKNSIGIINYGAGNIFSLTAALDRQNIPYAMVNTETDLEKHSHIIIPGVGHAGAAMQKLQQTGLVAAIKALKKPVLGICVGMQLLTAHSEEGNADLLNITPVKTKLFDKTLGIKVPHMGWNNVSFANNPLFNNVKDNAQFYFVHSYFIEYNPIFDIASVTYGNKFSAAIQKDNFYGVQFHPEKSGEAGERLLKNFSML; encoded by the coding sequence ATGAACGACAACACAAAAAACAGCATCGGCATTATAAACTACGGAGCTGGCAATATCTTCTCATTAACCGCTGCGCTGGATAGGCAAAACATCCCCTACGCAATGGTTAATACTGAAACAGATTTGGAAAAACATAGCCATATCATCATTCCTGGCGTAGGCCATGCTGGTGCAGCGATGCAAAAACTACAACAGACGGGTTTGGTAGCCGCCATTAAAGCATTGAAAAAACCTGTGTTAGGAATTTGCGTGGGTATGCAGCTGTTAACCGCTCACTCTGAAGAAGGTAATGCCGATTTACTGAACATTACACCTGTTAAAACGAAGCTTTTCGATAAAACATTAGGCATTAAAGTTCCGCACATGGGCTGGAACAATGTGAGTTTCGCAAACAATCCGTTGTTTAACAATGTTAAAGATAACGCACAATTTTATTTTGTTCATTCTTATTTTATTGAATATAACCCTATTTTTGACATTGCATCGGTAACTTATGGCAACAAGTTTTCGGCGGCTATACAGAAAGATAATTTCTACGGCGTACAATTCCACCCAGAGAAATCTGGAGAAGCCGGAGAGCGGTTGCTGAAGAATTTTTCGATGCTTTAA
- the hisB gene encoding bifunctional histidinol-phosphatase/imidazoleglycerol-phosphate dehydratase HisB, giving the protein MTKILFIDRDGTLNIEPEDEQVDSFAKLKFYPRALYYLSKIAQELDYKLVMVTNQDGLGTASHPEENFWPIQNFIVDTYAAEGVVFDEIIIDKTFAKDNAPTRKPGTALLTKYFDEAYDLKNSFVIGDRLNDIVLAKNLGAKGIYIRNNDSLGSLENLDKYETLSNIIALETKNWEDIYTFLRGGARIVKHERNTNETKISIKLDLDGTGKAKIETGLNFFDHMLDQIARHGGMDLDILTKGDLHIDEHHTIEDTGLALGEAFAKAIGNKLGIERYGFCLPMDDCLAQVAIDFGGRNWIVWDAEFKRERVGDVPTEMFFHFFKSFSDAAKCNLNIKAEGENEHHKIEAIFKAFAKAIKMAVKRDAEKMVLPSTKGVL; this is encoded by the coding sequence ATGACCAAGATTTTATTCATCGATAGAGATGGGACGTTAAACATTGAACCAGAGGACGAGCAGGTAGACAGTTTTGCAAAGCTGAAATTTTACCCTAGAGCTTTGTATTACCTTTCGAAGATTGCACAGGAACTGGACTATAAATTAGTGATGGTTACTAACCAGGATGGTTTGGGTACAGCTTCGCATCCAGAAGAAAATTTTTGGCCTATACAAAACTTTATTGTAGATACTTATGCGGCAGAAGGTGTAGTGTTTGATGAGATCATTATCGATAAAACTTTCGCTAAAGACAATGCGCCAACACGTAAACCTGGCACTGCCCTACTTACTAAATACTTTGACGAAGCGTATGATTTAAAAAATTCTTTTGTAATTGGCGACAGGCTAAATGATATTGTATTGGCGAAGAATTTAGGAGCTAAAGGAATTTACATCCGCAACAACGACAGCTTAGGTTCGTTAGAGAATTTAGATAAGTACGAAACGCTGAGCAACATTATAGCTTTGGAAACCAAAAATTGGGAAGATATTTATACTTTTTTACGTGGTGGTGCCCGAATTGTAAAGCACGAACGCAATACTAACGAAACTAAAATTAGCATCAAACTGGATTTAGACGGTACTGGAAAAGCGAAAATTGAAACTGGCTTAAACTTTTTCGACCACATGCTAGACCAAATTGCCCGTCACGGTGGTATGGATTTGGATATTTTAACCAAAGGCGATTTACATATTGATGAGCACCACACCATTGAAGATACCGGTTTAGCACTTGGAGAAGCTTTTGCAAAGGCCATAGGCAATAAACTGGGCATAGAACGCTATGGTTTCTGCTTACCAATGGACGATTGCCTAGCGCAAGTAGCTATTGATTTTGGTGGCAGAAACTGGATTGTTTGGGATGCAGAATTTAAACGTGAACGTGTGGGCGATGTACCAACAGAGATGTTTTTTCACTTCTTTAAATCGTTTAGTGACGCGGCTAAGTGCAATTTGAATATTAAGGCAGAAGGCGAAAACGAACACCATAAAATTGAAGCTATCTTTAAAGCTTTTGCAAAAGCGATAAAAATGGCGGTAAAGCGTGATGCAGAGAAAATGGTTTTACCGAGCACTAAGGGGGTTCTTTAA
- the hisC gene encoding histidinol-phosphate transaminase, which translates to MDVRELQRENIKNLSPYSTARDEFKGQASVYLDANENSFGSPLPANYNRYPDPLQLDVKDAISKIKGVPIENTFLGNGSDEAIDLLFRAFCNPGKDNVIILPPTYGMYEVSANINDVEVRKVNLTTDFQLDLEKIAETIDANTKMIFICSPNNPTGNSLNRTDIETILANFKGLVVIDEAYINFAKQKTFIQELTEYANLVVLQTFSKAWGLAALRLGMAFSSTHVIDILNKVKPPYNINQATQDLALVALQNIQQVNDWIKLTVSERDRLGNALSRLEKVEKVYPSDANFILAKIEGAHNIYNQLVEQGIIVRDRSKVVLCDDCLRITVGTVEENNQLLTALEQL; encoded by the coding sequence ATGGACGTAAGAGAATTACAACGAGAAAATATAAAAAACCTAAGCCCCTACTCAACCGCTAGGGACGAATTTAAAGGACAAGCGAGTGTTTATTTAGACGCAAACGAAAATAGCTTTGGCTCGCCACTACCTGCCAATTACAACCGCTATCCAGACCCATTGCAACTAGATGTAAAAGATGCCATCAGCAAAATTAAGGGTGTACCTATCGAAAATACGTTTTTAGGCAATGGCAGCGACGAAGCCATTGACCTACTTTTTAGAGCCTTCTGCAATCCTGGGAAAGACAATGTGATTATTTTGCCACCAACTTATGGCATGTATGAGGTTTCTGCAAACATCAACGATGTGGAAGTGCGTAAAGTGAACTTAACAACAGATTTTCAGTTAGATCTGGAGAAGATTGCCGAAACGATTGATGCCAACACCAAAATGATTTTCATTTGCTCTCCTAACAACCCTACCGGAAATTCTTTAAATAGAACGGACATAGAGACGATTTTAGCCAACTTCAAAGGATTGGTAGTGATTGATGAAGCTTACATCAATTTCGCAAAGCAGAAGACATTTATTCAAGAATTAACAGAATACGCCAATTTGGTAGTGCTGCAAACTTTTTCTAAAGCTTGGGGATTGGCAGCATTGCGCTTAGGCATGGCCTTTTCATCAACCCATGTAATTGACATTCTGAACAAGGTTAAACCGCCTTACAACATCAATCAGGCAACGCAAGATTTGGCTTTAGTGGCTTTACAGAATATCCAACAGGTAAATGATTGGATAAAATTAACTGTAAGCGAGAGAGATAGATTAGGCAATGCTTTGAGCAGGTTGGAAAAAGTAGAAAAGGTTTACCCTTCTGATGCCAACTTTATTTTAGCAAAAATTGAAGGCGCACACAATATCTACAACCAATTGGTAGAACAAGGAATTATTGTAAGAGACCGCTCTAAAGTGGTACTTTGCGACGATTGCCTGCGCATTACCGTAGGAACTGTAGAAGAAAACAACCAACTTTTAACCGCATTAGAACAACTATAA
- the hisD gene encoding histidinol dehydrogenase codes for MKIYNFKDLSKQELKELCSRSIADDNLVKSRTEEIINNVKSNGDNALLSYAQQFDNIALSSLFIGKEELAELAKQIPAEVKAAIDTAYQNIHTFHTSQLKTEDKIETMPGVTCWREARAIERVGLYIPGGTAVLPSTFLMLGIPAKIAGCKEIVVCSPPQSDGKVNCYIAYVATLLNIERVYLVGGAQAVAAMAYGTETVPQVYKIFGPGNRYVTEAKKQVQNSVAIDMPAGPSEVLVLADETANPSYVAADLLAQAEHGTDSQSILVVTSNKTATEVISEVEKQLTELPRRDIAAAAIANSYVMVVDDVHQGMEFSNLYAPEHLILATEKYEELIPLITNAGSVFLGNLTPESAGDYASGTNHTLPTSAFAKAYSGVSVDTFIKKITFQHLSSNGLKNIGKTVEVLAEAEGLQAHKNAVTIRLQD; via the coding sequence TTGAAAATCTACAACTTTAAAGATTTAAGTAAACAAGAACTAAAAGAGCTATGTTCACGCAGCATTGCTGACGACAATTTAGTTAAATCTAGAACCGAAGAGATCATTAACAACGTAAAAAGTAACGGCGACAACGCCCTACTTAGTTACGCACAACAGTTCGACAACATAGCGCTTTCTTCTCTTTTTATTGGCAAGGAAGAACTGGCCGAACTGGCTAAACAAATTCCAGCGGAAGTGAAAGCTGCAATTGATACAGCTTATCAGAACATCCATACTTTCCATACTTCGCAACTAAAAACTGAAGACAAAATAGAAACCATGCCCGGCGTTACTTGCTGGCGTGAAGCTAGAGCTATTGAGCGTGTTGGTTTATACATTCCTGGAGGCACCGCTGTGCTGCCTAGCACTTTCTTGATGTTAGGTATTCCGGCAAAAATTGCAGGTTGTAAGGAAATTGTAGTTTGCTCACCGCCACAAAGTGATGGCAAAGTGAATTGCTATATTGCTTATGTTGCAACTTTACTTAATATCGAAAGAGTGTACTTAGTTGGCGGCGCACAAGCCGTAGCTGCAATGGCTTACGGTACCGAAACCGTTCCGCAGGTGTATAAGATTTTCGGTCCGGGCAACCGTTACGTAACCGAAGCAAAAAAGCAAGTTCAAAATAGCGTAGCTATTGATATGCCAGCTGGCCCGTCGGAGGTTCTAGTGCTCGCAGATGAGACTGCCAATCCGTCATACGTAGCTGCAGACCTACTTGCACAAGCAGAACATGGAACTGATAGTCAGTCTATTTTAGTAGTTACCTCAAATAAAACTGCAACAGAAGTAATTAGCGAAGTTGAAAAGCAGTTGACTGAACTACCTAGAAGAGATATTGCAGCAGCAGCCATTGCAAATTCGTACGTAATGGTGGTTGATGATGTTCATCAAGGCATGGAGTTTAGCAATCTATATGCTCCAGAGCATTTAATTTTAGCCACTGAAAAGTACGAAGAGCTTATTCCCTTGATTACCAATGCAGGTTCGGTGTTTTTAGGCAATTTAACGCCAGAAAGCGCTGGCGATTATGCATCGGGAACAAACCATACGCTACCTACAAGTGCCTTTGCAAAAGCTTATTCAGGCGTTTCAGTTGATACCTTTATTAAGAAAATCACTTTCCAACACTTATCATCCAATGGCTTAAAAAACATAGGTAAAACGGTAGAAGTGTTAGCAGAGGCAGAAGGCTTGCAGGCGCATAAGAATGCAGTAACGATTAGATTACAGGATTAG
- the hisG gene encoding ATP phosphoribosyltransferase, producing MKTLKIAIQKSGRLNEKSVEILKNCGLSFENYKSSLISTVTNFPLEILFLRDDDIPEYVQDGIADLGIVGENVIVETGANVSYLQKLGFGKCSLKIAVKNDSDIDTVAKLDGKVIATSYPVILGKYLKANQVNAQIRNISGSVEIGPGLGLSDAIFDIVSTGGTLKNNGLKPFTSVMNSEAVLVSTPGLEFNTEVVEIVQRIQSVLRARTTKYVVLNVAKENLKAVVDLLPGVKSPTVVPLFEEDWVAVHSVIDEQDFWVKINSLKAAGAQGIVVMPIEKIIA from the coding sequence GTGAAAACACTTAAAATTGCTATCCAGAAATCGGGTAGATTAAACGAAAAATCAGTAGAAATTCTTAAAAATTGTGGTTTATCTTTCGAAAACTACAAAAGCTCCCTTATCTCAACTGTTACCAACTTCCCTTTAGAAATTCTTTTTCTTAGAGATGATGATATTCCAGAATACGTACAAGACGGCATTGCCGATTTAGGCATAGTTGGCGAAAATGTAATTGTAGAAACAGGTGCCAACGTATCTTATCTCCAAAAATTGGGCTTTGGCAAATGTTCTTTAAAAATTGCAGTTAAGAACGATAGTGATATTGATACCGTTGCCAAGCTAGATGGAAAAGTAATTGCGACATCTTACCCTGTAATTCTAGGAAAATACCTGAAAGCAAACCAAGTGAATGCGCAGATTAGAAACATTTCTGGTTCGGTAGAAATTGGCCCAGGCTTAGGGTTAAGTGATGCGATATTCGATATTGTATCTACAGGCGGAACTTTAAAAAACAACGGCCTAAAACCTTTCACTAGCGTAATGAATTCTGAAGCCGTTCTAGTATCTACCCCTGGTTTAGAATTTAATACCGAAGTGGTAGAAATTGTTCAAAGAATACAATCGGTACTTAGAGCTAGAACCACCAAATATGTGGTGCTTAATGTGGCAAAAGAAAACTTAAAAGCAGTGGTAGATTTATTACCTGGAGTAAAAAGTCCAACAGTGGTTCCATTGTTCGAGGAAGATTGGGTTGCCGTACATTCGGTAATTGACGAGCAAGATTTCTGGGTAAAAATCAATAGCCTAAAAGCTGCCGGCGCACAAGGAATTGTAGTGATGCCAATTGAGAAAATCATTGCTTAA